From the Desulfovibrio sp. UIB00 genome, one window contains:
- the anfG gene encoding Fe-only nitrogenase subunit delta: protein MSAGTLSENVEVVIDYIMKKCLWQFHSRAWDRERQNEGIMTQTMQILCGEEPDIESPENRCYWVDAVMMARGLTSENPWIVSMGKDDIRELMAAAKTRLDFLTIHGSLNLELTDPKY from the coding sequence ATGAGTGCCGGAACCCTTAGCGAAAATGTAGAAGTCGTCATCGACTATATCATGAAAAAGTGCCTCTGGCAGTTCCACTCCCGCGCATGGGACAGGGAACGGCAGAACGAGGGCATCATGACCCAGACCATGCAGATACTGTGCGGTGAGGAACCGGATATCGAATCGCCGGAAAACCGCTGCTACTGGGTGGACGCCGTCATGATGGCCCGTGGCCTCACGAGCGAGAATCCCTGGATCGTTAGCATGGGCAAGGACGACATACGCGAGCTTATGGCTGCAGCCAAAACCCGGCTGGATTTTCTGACCATCCACGGTTCGCTGAATCTGGAGCTGACGGATCCCAAGTATTAG
- a CDS encoding P-II family nitrogen regulator, with product MKMVRAIVRPESTENVVEGLAASGFVALTKIQAFGRGKQKGLDSGSVHYDELPKNLLMMVVEDEHVDQVLQLVQSYANTGNFGDGKVFVSSVERVLTIRTGQEGI from the coding sequence ATGAAAATGGTACGAGCCATCGTTCGTCCAGAGAGCACCGAAAATGTGGTGGAAGGGCTTGCCGCATCGGGTTTTGTGGCCCTGACAAAAATTCAGGCCTTTGGGCGTGGCAAACAGAAAGGACTGGACAGCGGCAGCGTTCACTACGACGAGCTGCCCAAAAATCTGCTCATGATGGTGGTGGAGGACGAGCACGTGGATCAGGTGCTGCAACTTGTGCAGAGCTATGCCAACACGGGCAATTTTGGCGATGGCAAGGTTTTTGTGTCATCGGTGGAGCGGGTGCTGACCATCCGCACCGGGCAGGAAGGCATCTAG
- a CDS encoding sigma 54-interacting transcriptional regulator, which yields MNSPAVDLLHECETEPCRGRIIALLLHVGRLLSEQNDIVAALDSQLDYMRREMGMARGMISLLHRESGHVFVYRSMGMTPSEQDRGVYHVGEGITGKVVESAEPIIVRNIGSEPAFLNRTGSLALERDKDMSFICVPIRHGRKVLGAISASRLYRTESALQQHVNVLSVMAQMLAHAVELYLVENVDKVEWEKRTRLLLSDLKERFHPSNMIGISRPMQDVYELIRKVSSTRTTVLLLGESGVGKEMVANALHYGGLAPGGPFVKCNCAALPESIVESELFGHEKGAFTGAVFRKGRFEEADGGTIFLDEVGELPLGVQAKLLRLLQERCFERVGGNRSIAVNIRIVAATNRDLAEMVAAGTFREDLFYRLNVFPIMIPPLRERGDDVVALAEHFAAHYARETEKSLTGISPAALNLLMRHTWPGNVRELENVIHRAVILAEGSLLHVYDLPLALQQTETPQAAQPAGLEARLASIEYDMLVETLRRCRGNTSKAAENLGLTRRSMGLRMKKFNLTYRQFRSDG from the coding sequence ATGAATTCCCCAGCCGTAGACCTGTTGCACGAATGCGAGACCGAACCCTGCCGTGGCAGGATTATCGCGCTTTTGCTCCACGTGGGCAGATTGCTTTCTGAACAAAACGATATCGTGGCCGCGTTGGACAGTCAGCTGGACTACATGCGCCGCGAGATGGGCATGGCGCGGGGCATGATAAGCCTGCTGCACCGTGAATCCGGCCACGTATTCGTTTATCGCAGCATGGGCATGACCCCCTCGGAGCAGGACAGGGGCGTATACCACGTGGGCGAGGGCATAACCGGCAAGGTGGTGGAAAGCGCCGAGCCTATAATCGTGCGCAACATAGGCAGCGAACCTGCTTTTCTGAACCGCACGGGCAGCCTCGCTCTTGAGCGCGACAAGGATATGTCCTTCATCTGCGTACCCATCCGGCATGGGCGCAAGGTGCTGGGTGCCATCAGCGCCAGCCGCCTGTACCGCACGGAGTCAGCCCTTCAGCAGCATGTGAATGTGCTCAGCGTCATGGCCCAGATGCTGGCCCATGCGGTGGAGCTGTATCTTGTTGAAAATGTTGACAAGGTCGAGTGGGAAAAACGCACCCGCCTGCTGCTCAGCGATCTGAAGGAGCGATTCCATCCCTCAAACATGATTGGCATTTCGCGCCCCATGCAGGATGTGTACGAGCTGATCCGCAAGGTTTCCTCCACGCGCACCACAGTGTTGCTGTTGGGCGAAAGCGGCGTGGGCAAGGAAATGGTCGCCAATGCGCTGCATTACGGAGGGCTTGCGCCGGGCGGGCCGTTCGTCAAGTGCAACTGCGCGGCCCTGCCCGAAAGTATTGTGGAAAGCGAACTGTTTGGCCATGAAAAAGGGGCGTTCACCGGCGCTGTTTTTCGCAAGGGACGATTTGAAGAGGCCGATGGCGGCACTATTTTTCTGGACGAGGTGGGTGAGCTGCCCCTTGGAGTACAGGCCAAATTGTTGCGCCTGTTGCAGGAGCGCTGCTTTGAGCGCGTGGGCGGCAACCGCAGCATTGCCGTAAATATACGCATAGTCGCGGCCACCAACAGGGATCTTGCCGAAATGGTAGCGGCGGGGACGTTCAGGGAAGACCTGTTCTACAGGCTCAACGTGTTTCCCATCATGATTCCGCCACTACGCGAGCGGGGCGATGACGTGGTGGCGCTGGCCGAACACTTTGCGGCCCACTATGCCAGAGAGACGGAAAAAAGCCTGACGGGCATTTCACCCGCAGCCCTGAATCTGCTTATGCGGCACACCTGGCCGGGCAACGTGCGCGAGCTTGAAAATGTTATCCATCGGGCGGTGATTCTGGCGGAGGGCAGTTTGCTGCACGTCTATGATCTGCCGCTTGCCCTGCAACAGACAGAAACCCCGCAAGCAGCGCAACCAGCAGGTCTGGAGGCCCGGCTGGCCTCCATAGAATACGATATGCTGGTGGAAACCTTGCGCCGTTGTCGGGGCAACACCAGCAAGGCCGCAGAAAACCTTGGCCTGACGCGCCGCAGTATGGGGCTGCGCATGAAGAAATTCAACCTGACGTACAGGCAGTTTCGTTCTGATGGCTAG
- the anfK gene encoding Fe-only nitrogenase subunit beta, with protein sequence MSCEIMEKERAGVINPIFTCQPCGAQYASIGIKDCIAIVHGGQGCVMFVRLLFSQHFKDNFEIASSSVHEDGAVFGATNRVEEAVDVLLMRYPEVKVVPIISTCSTEVIGDDIDGVVTKLNNGLLKEKYAGREVHLIAIHTPSFVGSMISGYDVAVRDIITHFAEKGEPNGKLNLVTGWVNPGDVKELKHLLKLMDVDASVLFEIESFDSPLLPDGTGKSHGSTTIADLKDTANALGTIALNRYEGGKAAEYLHKEFDIPTVIGPSPIGIRNTDIFLKQVSQLTGKPLTKELVHERGIALDAITDVAHMFLADKKVAIYGNPDLVIGLAQFCIDLEMKPQLLLLGDDNPRYADDPRLKEMVENVSWKMEVVTNADLWDLDGRLKRKEIELDLILGHSKGRWAAMDNNIPMLRVGFPTYDRAGLYRYPVMGYAGAMWLAENMANTLFTDMEYKKNKEWILNVW encoded by the coding sequence ATGTCATGCGAAATTATGGAAAAGGAAAGGGCAGGGGTCATCAATCCCATATTTACCTGTCAGCCCTGCGGCGCGCAGTACGCGAGCATTGGCATCAAGGACTGCATCGCCATTGTTCATGGCGGCCAGGGCTGCGTCATGTTTGTGCGCCTGCTGTTTTCCCAGCACTTCAAGGATAATTTTGAAATCGCTTCGTCCTCGGTGCACGAAGACGGCGCGGTATTTGGCGCAACCAACCGCGTGGAAGAAGCCGTGGACGTGCTGCTGATGCGCTACCCAGAAGTGAAGGTGGTACCCATCATTTCCACCTGCTCCACCGAGGTTATCGGCGATGATATCGATGGCGTGGTGACCAAGCTCAACAACGGCCTGCTCAAGGAAAAGTACGCAGGCCGCGAGGTGCACCTTATCGCCATCCATACGCCCAGCTTTGTGGGCAGCATGATCAGTGGCTATGATGTGGCCGTGCGCGACATCATCACCCACTTTGCGGAAAAGGGCGAACCCAACGGCAAACTCAACCTAGTTACTGGTTGGGTAAACCCCGGCGACGTCAAGGAACTCAAGCACCTGCTCAAGCTTATGGACGTGGACGCCAGCGTGCTGTTTGAGATTGAGAGTTTTGATTCGCCGCTGTTGCCGGACGGCACGGGAAAGTCGCACGGCAGCACTACCATTGCCGACCTCAAGGACACCGCCAATGCGCTGGGCACCATTGCCCTCAACAGGTACGAGGGCGGCAAGGCTGCGGAATATCTGCACAAGGAATTTGATATTCCCACGGTCATCGGCCCTTCGCCCATTGGCATCCGCAATACGGATATTTTCCTCAAGCAGGTTTCGCAGCTCACGGGCAAGCCCCTCACCAAGGAGCTGGTGCACGAGCGCGGCATTGCCCTGGATGCCATTACCGATGTGGCCCACATGTTTCTGGCTGACAAGAAGGTGGCTATCTACGGCAACCCCGATCTGGTCATCGGTCTGGCGCAGTTCTGCATTGACCTTGAAATGAAGCCTCAACTCCTGCTGCTGGGGGACGACAACCCCCGTTATGCGGATGATCCGCGCCTCAAGGAAATGGTGGAAAATGTCAGCTGGAAGATGGAAGTGGTCACCAACGCCGATCTGTGGGATCTGGATGGCCGTCTGAAGCGCAAGGAAATAGAGCTGGATCTGATTCTCGGGCACTCCAAGGGGCGCTGGGCCGCCATGGACAACAATATCCCCATGCTGCGAGTGGGCTTTCCCACCTACGACCGCGCGGGCCTGTACCGCTACCCGGTCATGGGTTACGCCGGGGCCATGTGGCTGGCCGAGAACATGGCAAACACCCTGTTCACCGACATGGAATACAAAAAGAACAAGGAATGGATTCTCAACGTCTGGTAG
- the nifH gene encoding nitrogenase iron protein yields MPRKIAIYGKGGIGKSTTTQNTAAAMAHFHGKKIFIHGCDPKADSTRLILGGKPQESLMDTLRAVGAEKVTLDKVVKKGFHDILCVESGGPEPGVGCAGRGVITAIDLMENQGAYTDDLDFVFFDVLGDVVCGGFAMPIRDGKAQEVYIVASGEMMAIYAANNICKGLLKYAKQSGVRLGGIICNSRNVDREKEFLEEFTASIGTQMIHFVPRDNIVQKAEFNKKTVTEYDDSQNQAKEYSELAEKIINNQNFVIPQPLSMDQLEAMVVKYGIAD; encoded by the coding sequence ATGCCTCGCAAGATAGCCATTTACGGAAAGGGCGGCATCGGCAAGTCCACCACAACCCAGAACACGGCTGCGGCCATGGCCCATTTTCACGGGAAGAAGATTTTTATCCACGGCTGCGACCCCAAGGCCGACTCCACCCGCCTGATTCTGGGCGGCAAGCCGCAGGAATCGCTCATGGACACCCTGCGCGCCGTGGGTGCGGAAAAAGTGACTCTGGACAAGGTGGTCAAGAAGGGCTTTCACGACATCCTCTGCGTGGAATCTGGCGGCCCGGAACCGGGCGTGGGCTGTGCTGGCCGAGGCGTTATCACGGCCATTGACCTGATGGAAAATCAGGGCGCGTACACTGATGATCTTGATTTCGTTTTCTTTGACGTGCTCGGCGACGTGGTGTGCGGCGGTTTCGCCATGCCCATCCGCGACGGCAAGGCGCAGGAAGTCTACATCGTGGCCTCTGGTGAAATGATGGCCATCTACGCCGCCAACAACATCTGCAAGGGCCTGCTCAAGTACGCCAAGCAGAGCGGCGTGCGCCTTGGCGGCATCATTTGCAACAGCCGTAACGTAGACCGCGAAAAGGAATTTCTTGAAGAATTCACCGCCTCTATCGGCACGCAGATGATCCACTTTGTGCCCCGCGACAACATCGTGCAGAAGGCCGAATTTAACAAAAAAACCGTGACCGAATATGACGACAGCCAGAATCAGGCCAAGGAATACAGCGAACTGGCAGAAAAGATCATCAACAACCAGAACTTCGTTATTCCCCAGCCGCTGTCGATGGATCAGTTGGAGGCGATGGTCGTGAAGTACGGCATTGCCGACTAG
- a CDS encoding P-II family nitrogen regulator, translating to MKEIIAIIRPNKVTATKKALDRMGFPGMSVIPVFGRGKQKGIAEEVSVEISPIVRGMGSYKGMMYVPKRLLSIVVPANMLDRVVNTIIKINQTGGIGDGKIIVCPVEQALRVRTGEMGTAAIL from the coding sequence ATGAAGGAGATTATCGCCATTATCCGTCCCAACAAGGTGACGGCCACAAAAAAAGCCCTGGATCGCATGGGCTTCCCGGGCATGAGCGTCATCCCCGTATTCGGGCGGGGCAAGCAGAAGGGCATAGCCGAAGAGGTTTCAGTGGAGATAAGCCCCATCGTGCGCGGCATGGGGAGCTACAAAGGCATGATGTACGTCCCCAAGCGGCTGCTCTCCATTGTGGTTCCCGCCAACATGCTGGACAGGGTCGTGAACACCATCATCAAGATCAACCAGACGGGCGGCATCGGCGATGGCAAGATCATTGTGTGCCCGGTTGAACAGGCCCTGCGGGTGCGTACCGGCGAAATGGGCACGGCGGCCATACTCTAG
- a CDS encoding Fe-only nitrogenase accessory AnfO family protein, with the protein MQGLLDGSRIAVFHDDSGALAAPTAASAVAVYVRGEHNWSEGKRHSFSLTQGAGLSELREQMQTLAANLGDCRIVVGAEDHGAPYGVLDKMGFYICMMDRFEAEALEGVRKGVLAAVQQATRPQCGMLPTSRPREIAPGRFFLDMCEAKLTDPLFTARESILVFVETAPFEQLQIKCDHEPRWLPSFALVTGLEMEKEELESGLMLVTVRQPADRNADALLGQKWFDGTGCSCG; encoded by the coding sequence ATGCAAGGTTTACTCGACGGCTCGCGGATTGCGGTTTTTCACGATGATTCAGGCGCGCTGGCAGCGCCCACAGCGGCCAGTGCGGTGGCGGTGTATGTGCGGGGGGAACACAACTGGAGCGAAGGCAAAAGGCACAGTTTCAGCCTGACCCAAGGCGCTGGTTTGAGCGAACTGCGCGAACAGATGCAAACACTGGCCGCCAATCTGGGAGATTGCCGCATTGTGGTGGGTGCGGAAGACCATGGCGCGCCCTACGGTGTGCTGGACAAGATGGGATTTTACATCTGTATGATGGACAGATTTGAGGCAGAAGCTCTGGAAGGAGTGCGCAAGGGGGTGTTGGCCGCAGTACAGCAGGCGACCCGCCCACAGTGCGGCATGCTGCCCACAAGCAGACCGCGAGAAATAGCACCGGGGCGTTTTTTTCTGGACATGTGCGAGGCCAAGCTGACCGACCCTCTGTTCACAGCCAGAGAATCCATCTTGGTATTTGTTGAAACCGCGCCCTTTGAGCAGTTGCAGATCAAGTGCGACCACGAACCGCGCTGGCTGCCCAGCTTTGCGCTGGTGACAGGGCTTGAAATGGAAAAAGAAGAGCTGGAATCGGGCCTCATGCTGGTGACCGTGCGCCAGCCTGCAGACCGCAATGCCGATGCCCTGCTGGGGCAAAAGTGGTTTGACGGCACGGGCTGTTCTTGCGGCTAG
- a CDS encoding pyridoxamine 5'-phosphate oxidase family protein encodes MQLRMKEHPLTTEQMDSLLDAAQVGHLATLGENGFPYVTPVHFVRMNGRIYFHGLAAGQKLKNLRADSRVCFEVEGQHSFIQADTPCDTNTAYQSVIITGNASVVEDRDVKIAALDAVVAKHTPQHVGTAYPENMLKMTAVVEITIHEITGKYYA; translated from the coding sequence ATGCAGCTACGTATGAAAGAACACCCGCTGACCACTGAACAGATGGATTCCCTGCTGGATGCTGCTCAGGTCGGGCACCTTGCCACACTGGGTGAAAATGGTTTCCCTTACGTAACCCCTGTGCACTTTGTACGCATGAACGGGCGCATTTACTTTCATGGTCTGGCGGCAGGGCAGAAGCTGAAAAATCTGCGCGCCGATTCCAGGGTTTGTTTTGAAGTTGAAGGCCAGCATTCGTTTATCCAGGCCGATACCCCCTGCGACACCAATACCGCCTACCAGAGCGTGATTATTACGGGCAATGCCTCCGTGGTTGAAGACCGCGACGTAAAGATCGCCGCCCTCGATGCCGTTGTTGCCAAGCACACTCCCCAGCATGTGGGCACGGCCTATCCTGAAAACATGCTCAAGATGACGGCGGTAGTTGAAATCACCATTCATGAAATCACCGGGAAATACTATGCGTGA
- the anfD gene encoding nitrogenase iron-iron protein, alpha chain — protein sequence MPYHLFKCSECIPEREKHAVVKGESDDLSTCLPLGYLNTIPGSISERGCAFCGAKHVIGTPMKDVIHLSHGPVGCTYDTWQTKRYISDDGNFQLKYTFASDMKEKHVVFGAEDQLRNSIKEAFKAFPHIKRMTIYQTCASALIGDDINALAQEIMEEMPEVDIFVCNSPGFAGPSQSGGHHKINIAWINQKVGTIEPEIKSRYVINYVGDYNIQGDVEIMCDYFRRMGIQVLSVFTGNGKYDDLRAMHKAQLNVLECARSAEYICNELRVRYGTPRLDIDGFGHEMVSESLLKIGLFFGLEKEAQAIIDEETARWRPELDWYAKRLKGVKVCLWPGGSKLWHWAHIIEKEMGLDVVSIYSKFGHQGDFEKGIARAKVGTLAIDDPNELEGLEAMEDWKADIIFTGKRPGEVAKKVLVPYLNAHAYHNGPWKGFEGWVRFARDIYNAVYSPIHQLAKIDITKDEYPLDQGFMTQEMVCGRDIKDESGEREYSGGYDCVTHLRSKEYPPYPEPLLQAV from the coding sequence ATGCCATACCATCTTTTCAAATGCAGCGAATGCATCCCCGAGCGGGAAAAGCACGCAGTGGTCAAGGGCGAAAGTGATGACCTCTCCACCTGCCTGCCGCTTGGCTACCTGAACACCATCCCCGGCAGTATTTCCGAGCGTGGCTGCGCTTTTTGCGGGGCCAAGCACGTGATCGGCACGCCCATGAAGGACGTGATCCACCTGAGCCACGGCCCCGTAGGCTGTACCTACGATACATGGCAGACCAAGCGTTATATCAGCGACGACGGCAACTTTCAGCTCAAGTACACCTTCGCCTCGGACATGAAGGAAAAGCACGTGGTCTTTGGCGCTGAAGACCAGTTACGCAACAGCATCAAGGAGGCCTTCAAGGCTTTTCCGCACATCAAGCGCATGACCATCTATCAGACCTGCGCCTCGGCCCTCATCGGCGATGACATCAACGCCCTGGCACAGGAGATCATGGAAGAAATGCCCGAAGTGGACATTTTTGTGTGCAACTCGCCCGGTTTTGCCGGGCCCAGCCAGTCCGGCGGGCACCACAAGATCAACATCGCCTGGATCAATCAGAAGGTGGGCACGATCGAGCCTGAAATCAAAAGCCGCTACGTCATCAACTACGTGGGTGACTACAATATTCAGGGCGATGTGGAAATCATGTGCGACTACTTTCGCCGCATGGGCATTCAGGTTCTTTCGGTCTTTACCGGCAACGGCAAGTACGACGATCTGCGCGCCATGCACAAGGCCCAGCTCAACGTGCTGGAATGCGCCCGCTCGGCGGAATACATCTGCAACGAGCTGCGTGTGCGCTACGGCACGCCGCGCCTCGACATTGACGGTTTCGGCCACGAGATGGTGAGCGAATCCCTGCTCAAGATAGGCCTGTTTTTTGGGCTGGAAAAGGAAGCCCAAGCCATCATTGACGAAGAAACCGCCCGCTGGCGGCCCGAGCTTGACTGGTACGCCAAACGCCTCAAGGGCGTGAAGGTCTGCCTGTGGCCCGGCGGCTCCAAGCTGTGGCACTGGGCGCACATTATTGAAAAGGAAATGGGCCTGGACGTTGTTTCCATCTACTCCAAGTTCGGCCATCAGGGCGACTTTGAAAAGGGCATTGCCCGCGCCAAGGTGGGCACCCTTGCCATTGACGACCCCAACGAGCTTGAAGGCCTGGAGGCCATGGAAGACTGGAAGGCCGACATCATTTTTACCGGCAAGCGACCCGGCGAAGTGGCAAAAAAGGTGCTGGTGCCTTACCTCAACGCCCACGCCTATCACAACGGCCCCTGGAAGGGATTTGAAGGCTGGGTGCGCTTTGCCCGCGATATTTACAATGCGGTGTACTCGCCCATCCACCAGTTGGCAAAAATCGACATCACCAAGGACGAGTATCCGCTGGATCAGGGTTTCATGACACAGGAAATGGTCTGCGGACGCGACATCAAGGACGAATCTGGCGAGCGGGAATATTCCGGCGGCTACGACTGCGTGACCCACCTGCGCAGCAAGGAATATCCGCCCTATCCCGAACCGCTTTTGCAGGCAGTGTAA
- a CDS encoding gamma-glutamylcyclotransferase family protein, with the protein MDITTGFEHYGRKDRQYYFAYGSNMNPKQMAERCFAAQVVCAACLPGYRLAFYGCNRVWDGGQETVVQVTEPGSGPDNMPGVWGVLYELPFGDAASLDLWSSVRLDGGGAYFHYPVQVVDVAGRAHTAVLYKKDVLGQAVAPSSEYLAHILAGARANGLPGPYVNHLEKLQSVPARYPVPKRDMLRGVLRESTCAECAG; encoded by the coding sequence ATGGATATCACCACGGGCTTTGAACACTATGGGCGCAAGGACAGGCAGTATTATTTCGCCTACGGTTCCAACATGAATCCGAAGCAGATGGCGGAGCGCTGCTTTGCCGCCCAAGTGGTATGCGCGGCCTGTCTGCCGGGGTACAGGCTGGCATTTTATGGTTGCAACCGCGTGTGGGACGGCGGGCAGGAAACCGTGGTGCAGGTAACGGAACCGGGCAGTGGGCCAGACAATATGCCGGGCGTGTGGGGCGTGTTGTACGAACTGCCGTTCGGCGATGCCGCAAGCCTTGATCTGTGGTCTAGCGTGCGGCTGGACGGCGGCGGGGCGTACTTTCATTATCCTGTCCAGGTGGTGGATGTGGCAGGCCGCGCGCATACGGCCGTGTTGTACAAAAAAGATGTGCTTGGGCAAGCCGTGGCGCCAAGCAGCGAGTATCTGGCTCACATTCTTGCTGGTGCAAGGGCCAATGGTCTGCCTGGCCCATATGTGAATCATCTTGAAAAGTTGCAGAGCGTACCCGCACGTTATCCTGTACCCAAACGGGATATGCTGAGGGGCGTACTGCGCGAGTCTACCTGCGCAGAGTGCGCCGGGTAG
- a CDS encoding glycosyltransferase family 2 protein, whose product MSRTVPLLALVVPCYNEEETLPRTLDALAGLLADLKKQGRVHAESFALYVNDGSRDRTWELLEERHLIDPFCRGASFAANAGHQNAVWAGMVTARDMGVDCIISLDADLQDDIAAIPDMIAKYMEGNDIVYGVRNDRSTDTPFKRRTAHMFYGFMRWLKVPLIPDHADYRLVARPVLEALDQIHEHSLFLRGIFPALGFKSAQVFYVRQCRIAGESKYPFWKMVSFAWKGITACSVAPLRIAGLMSMVCMLAALAFSGVSLLKYAMGETIQGWTSLIIVVLLLGSVQLFCMALVGEYLAKIFTEVRHRPRYIIAKKL is encoded by the coding sequence TTGTCCCGCACCGTCCCATTGTTGGCACTGGTTGTACCCTGCTATAATGAAGAGGAAACCCTGCCCCGCACCCTTGATGCCCTGGCCGGCCTGTTGGCAGACCTCAAAAAACAGGGCCGTGTGCATGCGGAGAGTTTTGCCCTCTATGTGAACGATGGCAGCCGTGACCGCACATGGGAGCTGCTTGAAGAACGGCACTTGATCGACCCCTTTTGCCGGGGCGCAAGCTTTGCCGCCAATGCAGGCCACCAAAACGCCGTATGGGCAGGCATGGTCACGGCGCGCGATATGGGCGTGGACTGTATAATCAGCCTTGATGCCGATTTGCAGGACGACATCGCCGCCATTCCCGACATGATCGCCAAGTACATGGAAGGCAACGACATTGTCTACGGCGTGCGCAACGACCGCAGTACTGATACGCCTTTCAAGCGGCGTACCGCGCATATGTTTTACGGATTCATGCGCTGGCTCAAGGTGCCGTTGATCCCCGACCATGCAGACTACCGCCTTGTGGCCCGCCCCGTGCTGGAAGCGCTGGATCAAATTCACGAGCATTCCCTTTTTCTGCGCGGGATTTTTCCGGCCCTGGGTTTTAAGAGCGCACAGGTCTTCTACGTGCGCCAATGCCGCATTGCCGGTGAAAGCAAGTATCCTTTCTGGAAGATGGTGTCTTTTGCCTGGAAGGGCATTACGGCATGCAGCGTTGCGCCTCTGCGCATTGCAGGCCTTATGAGCATGGTCTGCATGCTGGCGGCGCTGGCCTTCAGCGGCGTTTCCCTGCTCAAATACGCCATGGGCGAGACTATTCAGGGCTGGACATCACTGATTATCGTAGTCTTGCTGCTGGGCTCCGTGCAGCTGTTCTGCATGGCACTGGTTGGTGAATATCTTGCCAAAATATTTACCGAAGTGCGCCACAGACCCCGCTACATCATCGCCAAAAAGCTGTAG